In Cyprinus carpio isolate SPL01 chromosome B7, ASM1834038v1, whole genome shotgun sequence, a genomic segment contains:
- the chpf2 gene encoding chondroitin sulfate glucuronyltransferase gives MRLSSFLAVFRPALPLILGLSLGCSLSLLMVSWTQGETDEACGDELGNGRLIHSGHIRDVQDGQDGNGNEDFQPRIVPYHKDPNKPHKKVLRTRYIHTELGIRERLLVGILSSRATLNTLGVAVNKTVAHHFHRTFFFTGLRSAKAPHGMAVVAHGDERPVWLMYETVRHLHQHHANEYDWFYLAQDDTYTQAERVMELVNHLSAGQDMYMGRAEEFIGGEERARYCHGGYGYLLSRSLLARLQPHLDSCRNDILSVRPDEWLGRCIIDYLGLSCVEKHQEMTYRYFELQKNVDPEREDSAQFKNAFTVHPVSEPALMYRLHKRYNQIELDWTYAQIQQLQNQINNISELTPEGKAGATWPIGINPPFRPKTRFEVISWEYFTEEHIYSCADSSPKCELRGADRADVNSVLETAVGRLNERYQPQLRFRKRRLLNGYRRFDPTRGMEYVLDLALEAFTQKGHSQVIAKRVSLLKPLSAVEIIPMPYVTEATQVQVILPVTAHDQDFVGNFLDMYVMNALDTHDNVLLTFLFVYDPFDAQRVSQTDIFAGVKAMISEVEKRYGDVKIPWISVKTEVPSQVKLMDIISKKHPVDTLFFLASVWTEVNADFLNRCRMNAISSWQVFFPIHFQEYSPALVYRDQQPSAASSFASESLRDGHFDRHVFEEACFYNADYMAARTKMAADILDNDELLESMDVYEIFVRYSGLHVFRAVEPALVQKYVHRECNPRFSEDIYHRCVLSNLEGLASRSHLAMALFEQEQANST, from the exons ATGCGTCTGTCTTCTTTCCTGGCTGTTTTCCGGCCTGCTCTGCCTCTCATCCTGGGCCTCTCTTTGGGCTGCAGCCTCAGCCTCCTGATGGTGTCCTGGACGCAGGGGGAGACCGACGAGGCTTGTGGAGATGAACTGGGCAATGGGAGGCTCATACACAGTGGTCATATCAGGGATGTCCAGGATGGTCAAGATGGGAATGGGAATGAGGACTTCCAGCCTCGCATTGTGCCTTATCACAAGGACCCCAACAAACCACACAAGAAAGTACTCAG AACACGCTACATCCACACAGAGCTGGGCATCCGAGAACGCCTTCTGGTGGGTATCCTGAGCTCACGCGCCACTCTCAACACCTTAGGGGTGGCTGTCAATAAAACGGTAGCTCATCATTTCCACCGTACCTTCTTTTTCACTGGCCTCCGAAGCGCGAAGGCACCGCATGGCATGGCAGTTGTTGCTCATGGTGATGAACGACCCGTCTGGCTTATGTATGAAACTGTACGCCACCTCCACCAACACCACGCCAATGAGTATGACTGGTTTTACCTTGCACAAGATGATACATACACACAAGCTGAAAGGGTCATGGAGCTGGTTAATCATCTCAGTGCGGGGCAGGATATGTACATGGGACGGGCAGAGGAGTTTATCGGGGGTGAAGAACGTGCCCGGTATTGCCATGGTGGATATGGGTATCTGCTGTCACGTAGCCTGCTAGCCCGACTGCAGCCCCACCTGGACTCTTGTCGAAATGATATCCTCAGTGTCAGGCCAGACGAGTGGCTTGGTCGCTGCATCATCGATTACCTGGGTCTCAGCTGTGTGGAGAAGCATCAG GAGATGACATACCGTTACTTTGAGCTGCAGAAGAACGTGGACCCTGAGCGCGAGGACAGTGCACAGTTTAAGAACGCCTTCACTGTCCATCCTGTCTCTGAACCTGCCCTGATGTATCGCCTACACAAACGCTATAACCAGATTGAACTGGACTGGACCTATGCACAAATACAGCAGTTACAG AACCAGATAAATAACATAAGTGAGCTCACTCCAGAAGGCAAAGCCGGAGCCACCTGGCCCATCGGAATCAACCCACCTTTTCGTCCCAAAACCCGCTTTGAGGTGATCAGCTGGGAATACTTCACTGAAGAGCACATTTATTCATGTGCCGACAGCTCTCCAAAGTGTGAGCTTCGAGGTGCGGACAGGGCAGACGTCAATTCAGTCCTGGAGACGGCAGTGGGCCGTCTGAATGAGCGCTATCAGCCTCAGTTGCGTTTCCGTAAGCGGCGTCTGCTGAATGGGTACCGGCGCTTCGATCCCACACGAGGCATGGAGTATGTGCTAGATTTGGCCCTGGAAGCTTTTACACAGAAAGGTCACAGTCAGGTCATCGCCAAACGGGTGAGTCTGCTGAAACCGCTCAGTGCTGTCGAGATCATCCCAATGCCATATGTAACAGAAGCGACTCAGGTACAGGTGATCCTCCCTGTGACGGCACACGATCAAGACTTTGTGGGTAACTTCCTTGACATGTATGTCATGAATGCTCTGGATACCCATGACAACGTTCTTCTCACCTTCTTGTTTGTGTATGACCCCTTCGATGCCCAAAGAGTCAGCCAAACGGACATCTTTGCAGGTGTCAAAGCCATGATTAGTGAGGTAGAGAAACGTTACGGTGATGTAAAGATTCCTTGGATTAGTGTAAAGACTGAAGTTCCCTCACAGGTCAAGCTGATGGACATCATCTCCAAGAAGCACCCAGTAGACACCCTGTTTTTCCTGGCCAGCGTTTGGACCGAGGTCAACGCTGACTTTCTTAATCGCTGCCGTATGAATGCTATCAGCAGTTGGCAGGTCTTCTTCCCGATCCACTTTCAAGAGTACAGTCCCGCTCTGGTCTACCGTGATCAACAGCCTTCCGCCGCTTCATCGTTTGCGTCCGAGTCATTGCGCGATGGCCACTTTGACCGCCACGTCTTTGAAGAAGCCTGCTTCTACAATGCAGATTATATGGCTGCCCGTACAAAAATGGCAGCTGACATCTTGGACAATGATGAGTTGCTTGAGAGCATGGACGTCTATGAGATCTTTGTGCGTTATTCGGGGCTGCACGTGTTTCGGGCTGTCGAGCCAGCGCTAGTTCAGAAGTATGTGCACAGAGAATGTAACCCTCGGTTCAGTGAGGACATCTATCACCGCTGTGTGCTCAGTAACCTCGAGGGGCTGGCCTCTCGCTCACACCTAGCGATGGCTCTGTTTGAACAGGAGCAGGCTAACAGCACCTGA